One genomic segment of Chitinibacter sp. FCG-7 includes these proteins:
- the ccmC gene encoding heme ABC transporter permease CcmC, whose amino-acid sequence MDTPKNKSGWHLFHYAAPSTFYPLAGKAIPWLMALALALAVIGLWIGMGVAPTDAQQGDGYRIIYLHVPTSWMAMFIYIVMAFWSVIHLVWKTRLSALMAQALAPTGAWMALMSLITGALWGKPMWGTWWVWDARLTSMLLLFFLYLGFIALTRSIDDPDRADQAGSLLAIVGVFNVPVIYFSVYWWNTLHQGASVSSRGSSMASIMLLAMLLMSLAAWMYSIAMTLKRVRVLILQREAGTRWVQELMR is encoded by the coding sequence ATGGATACTCCAAAAAACAAATCTGGCTGGCATTTATTCCACTACGCCGCACCGAGCACGTTTTACCCGCTGGCGGGCAAGGCGATCCCGTGGCTGATGGCGCTGGCGCTGGCGCTGGCAGTAATCGGGCTGTGGATCGGCATGGGCGTTGCGCCAACGGACGCGCAGCAGGGCGATGGCTACCGGATTATTTACCTGCATGTGCCGACGAGCTGGATGGCGATGTTTATTTATATCGTGATGGCGTTCTGGTCGGTGATTCATCTGGTGTGGAAAACGCGGCTCTCGGCCTTGATGGCGCAGGCACTCGCACCGACCGGCGCGTGGATGGCGCTGATGTCGTTGATTACCGGTGCGCTATGGGGCAAGCCGATGTGGGGAACGTGGTGGGTGTGGGACGCGCGGCTGACGTCGATGTTGCTGCTGTTTTTTCTGTATCTGGGTTTTATTGCGCTGACGCGCAGCATTGATGACCCCGATCGCGCCGATCAGGCCGGATCGCTGCTGGCGATTGTGGGGGTTTTCAATGTGCCGGTGATTTATTTCTCGGTCTACTGGTGGAACACGCTGCATCAGGGGGCTTCGGTTTCGAGCCGTGGCAGCAGCATGGCGTCGATTATGCTGCTGGCGATGCTGCTGATGAGTCTGGCGGCGTGGATGTATTCAATTGCGATGACGCTCAAACGGGTGCGGGTGCTGATTTTGCAGCGCGAAGCGGGTACACGCTGGGTACAAGAATTGATGCGCTAG
- the ccmD gene encoding heme exporter protein CcmD has product MYWNSWSEFIAMGGYGVYVWGSFMVCAVAICLEGVLLGYARRQTLRQMARASMLANLARSQVADQHKVSQQEGAQ; this is encoded by the coding sequence ATGTACTGGAATAGCTGGAGCGAATTTATTGCCATGGGTGGCTATGGGGTATATGTCTGGGGATCATTTATGGTCTGTGCTGTAGCGATATGCCTGGAGGGTGTATTGCTAGGGTATGCCCGCAGGCAAACGCTGCGACAAATGGCGCGTGCCAGTATGCTGGCTAATTTGGCGCGCAGTCAGGTGGCGGATCAACACAAGGTCAGTCAACAGGAGGGCGCGCAATGA
- the ccmE gene encoding cytochrome c maturation protein CcmE, with translation MSPRRKRMLWVAGALLTLSLVAFFVVNAFRENLVFFYSPTQIVAGEAPEGRAFRIGGMVAEHSLQRQRDGVTLQFAVTDTDQTIEVHYKGLLPDLFKEGKGVVAQGSWDGKVFTATEVLAKHDENYMPPEAQEAVNKAHQKAIEKKAAQ, from the coding sequence ATGAGCCCACGCCGCAAACGCATGCTCTGGGTCGCGGGTGCGCTGCTGACCTTGTCGCTGGTGGCCTTCTTTGTGGTGAATGCCTTTCGCGAAAACCTGGTGTTTTTCTATAGCCCGACGCAGATTGTCGCTGGCGAAGCCCCCGAGGGGCGCGCTTTCCGTATTGGCGGCATGGTGGCCGAGCATTCGCTGCAGCGCCAGCGCGATGGTGTGACGCTGCAATTTGCCGTCACCGATACCGACCAAACGATTGAGGTGCACTACAAAGGCCTGCTGCCCGATTTGTTCAAGGAAGGCAAAGGTGTCGTGGCGCAAGGCAGCTGGGACGGCAAAGTGTTTACTGCGACCGAAGTGCTGGCCAAACACGATGAAAACTATATGCCACCCGAAGCGCAAGAGGCCGTGAACAAGGCGCATCAGAAGGCAATCGAGAAAAAGGCAGCTCAATGA
- a CDS encoding heme lyase CcmF/NrfE family subunit, whose amino-acid sequence MIGELGLFTLILSTLVALVLAVCGIAGGQTGNVALMRITRPAAVWQLLLLATSFALLAVAFLQDDFSLIYVAKQSNRLLPELYKFAAVWGGHEGSLLLWILMLAGWTAAVALLARSIPLQVRALVLGVLGFVAVGLHLFILLTSSPFARLLPAAPEGNDLNPLLQDPGLVFHPPLLYMGYVGFAVAFAFAIAALLTGRLDAAWARWSRPWTAAAWVSLTLGIMLGSAWAYYELGWGGWWFWDPVENASFMPWLAGTALIHSLAVAEKRNAFKHWTVLLAIATFSLSLLGTFLVRSGVLTSVHAFATDPTRGMFILIFLCVVIGSSLLLYAWRAYQMEGGGDFAWCSRETLLLLNNVLLTVACATVMLGTLYPLLIDALGMGKLSVGPPYFNAVFVPLMLPMLLLVGMVGTMRWKRHEPGELATALRLPALIAIVGGLLLPLLWSSTWRWGVALALGLSLWVAITAALDWLGRLKLNYAKQASFWRAIRALPASFNGMHLAHLGVAVFVAGVTVVSSYEREDDVKMQHGDTLAVGGYLLRFDGVGAERASNYAALRGTLTLLNDGQSATVLHPEKRQYFSSNMPMTEAAIHSTPFYDVYVSLGEPLTANPFTGAWVIRAHYKPLVGWIWGGCVLMALGGVLAMSDRRYRLKKKAEAAA is encoded by the coding sequence ATGATTGGTGAACTGGGATTATTCACGCTGATACTGTCGACCTTGGTCGCGCTGGTGCTGGCGGTGTGTGGCATCGCTGGCGGGCAGACGGGCAATGTGGCGCTGATGCGCATCACGCGACCGGCGGCGGTGTGGCAATTGCTATTGCTGGCGACGTCGTTTGCCTTGCTGGCGGTGGCCTTTTTGCAAGATGATTTTTCGCTGATTTATGTGGCCAAGCAATCGAACCGGCTCTTGCCCGAGCTGTATAAATTCGCGGCAGTCTGGGGCGGGCATGAGGGCTCGCTGCTGCTGTGGATTTTAATGCTGGCAGGCTGGACTGCAGCCGTGGCCTTGCTGGCGCGCAGTATTCCGCTGCAGGTGCGTGCGCTGGTGCTCGGTGTGCTCGGGTTTGTTGCAGTGGGCCTGCACCTGTTTATTTTGCTCACTTCCAGCCCCTTTGCCCGCCTGCTGCCTGCCGCGCCCGAGGGCAATGACCTCAATCCATTATTGCAAGACCCCGGTCTGGTTTTTCATCCGCCGTTGCTGTACATGGGCTATGTCGGTTTTGCCGTGGCGTTTGCTTTTGCCATTGCGGCCTTGCTCACCGGGCGGCTCGATGCCGCGTGGGCGCGCTGGAGCCGCCCGTGGACTGCGGCAGCGTGGGTGTCGCTCACACTGGGGATTATGCTCGGCAGTGCCTGGGCTTATTACGAGCTGGGCTGGGGCGGTTGGTGGTTCTGGGACCCGGTTGAGAATGCGTCGTTTATGCCGTGGCTAGCGGGAACGGCGCTGATTCACTCGCTGGCGGTGGCCGAAAAGCGCAATGCCTTTAAGCACTGGACGGTGCTGCTGGCGATTGCCACTTTTTCCTTATCTTTATTAGGTACGTTTCTGGTGCGCTCGGGTGTGCTCACTTCGGTGCATGCCTTTGCCACCGACCCGACTCGCGGCATGTTTATCCTGATTTTTCTGTGCGTGGTGATTGGCTCGTCGCTGTTGCTATATGCCTGGCGCGCGTATCAGATGGAAGGGGGGGGCGACTTTGCCTGGTGCTCGCGTGAAACGCTGCTGCTGCTCAATAATGTGCTGCTCACCGTGGCGTGTGCGACGGTCATGCTGGGCACGCTGTATCCGCTGCTGATCGACGCGCTGGGCATGGGCAAGCTCTCGGTCGGGCCGCCGTATTTCAATGCGGTGTTTGTACCGCTGATGCTGCCGATGCTGCTGCTGGTCGGTATGGTGGGGACGATGCGCTGGAAACGTCACGAGCCGGGCGAGCTGGCGACGGCTTTGCGCCTGCCTGCGCTGATTGCGATTGTGGGGGGCTTGTTGCTGCCATTGCTCTGGAGTAGCACCTGGCGCTGGGGCGTGGCGCTGGCTTTGGGGCTCTCGCTATGGGTGGCGATCACGGCTGCGCTCGACTGGCTTGGGCGTTTAAAGCTCAATTATGCAAAACAGGCCTCGTTCTGGCGCGCCATCCGGGCGCTGCCCGCTTCGTTTAACGGCATGCATCTGGCGCATCTGGGCGTGGCGGTGTTTGTTGCTGGCGTCACGGTGGTGTCGAGCTACGAGCGTGAGGACGATGTCAAAATGCAGCACGGCGACACGCTGGCTGTGGGCGGCTATTTGCTGCGCTTTGACGGCGTCGGTGCCGAGCGCGCCAGCAATTATGCGGCCTTGCGCGGTACGCTGACGCTGCTCAACGATGGGCAGAGCGCGACAGTATTGCACCCGGAAAAGCGCCAGTATTTTTCCAGCAACATGCCGATGACCGAGGCCGCCATCCATTCCACGCCGTTTTACGATGTATATGTCTCACTGGGCGAGCCGCTGACTGCTAATCCGTTTACCGGCGCGTGGGTGATCCGTGCGCATTACAAGCCGCTGGTGGGCTGGATTTGGGGTGGCTGCGTACTGATGGCGCTGGGCGGAGTGCTGGCCATGAGCGATCGGCGCTATCGTCTGAAAAAGAAAGCGGAGGCCGCCGCATGA
- a CDS encoding DsbE family thiol:disulfide interchange protein, whose product MKRSSAMIPLFIFIALALLLAVGLRLNPRDIPSPLIGKPAPVFTLDRLNQADQTDLKETFASASLKGQPWVLNVWASWCSACIAEHPVLNAWKDKLGAPMIGLAYKDQDVDAKKWLLDRGNPYSQVIADRDGRVGIDFGVYGVPETFVIDGKGIIVLKHTGPVTDAVMSEKIIPALQAARVAGAQ is encoded by the coding sequence ATGAAGCGCTCTTCGGCAATGATCCCGCTATTCATTTTTATTGCGCTCGCGCTGCTGCTGGCGGTTGGCCTGCGGCTCAATCCGCGTGATATTCCGTCGCCGCTGATTGGCAAACCAGCGCCCGTGTTTACGCTCGACAGACTGAATCAGGCGGATCAAACGGATCTGAAGGAGACATTTGCCAGTGCCAGCCTTAAAGGCCAGCCGTGGGTGCTCAACGTCTGGGCATCGTGGTGTAGCGCCTGTATTGCCGAGCATCCGGTGCTTAATGCCTGGAAAGACAAGCTGGGCGCACCGATGATCGGGCTGGCGTACAAGGATCAGGACGTTGACGCGAAAAAATGGCTGCTGGATCGCGGCAACCCGTATAGCCAGGTGATTGCCGACCGCGACGGCCGGGTCGGGATTGACTTTGGCGTGTACGGCGTGCCGGAAACTTTTGTGATTGATGGCAAAGGGATTATTGTGCTTAAACACACAGGCCCGGTCACTGATGCGGTGATGAGCGAGAAAATTATTCCGGCTTTGCAAGCCGCACGCGTGGCGGGGGCTCAATAA
- a CDS encoding cytochrome c-type biogenesis protein: MLLNFAMRLAAVLLLSASLIWPSLAGTSPDTRVASNSISSAASSAISSDVLVEERLVALSSELRCLVCQNESLASSRAPLAEDLRREVREQIRAGNSDAQIIDYLTARYGDFVTYRPPWRGRTLLLWLGPFCLLILALGMFMYGISRKRQQQIPADLSSPDRVSDRLSDREALDRLQREFAEKNHE; encoded by the coding sequence ATGTTGCTGAACTTTGCCATGCGTCTTGCCGCGGTATTGCTGTTGAGTGCTTCGCTGATTTGGCCGAGCCTGGCTGGAACATCCCCTGATACCCGCGTAGCTTCTAACTCCATCTCCAGCGCCGCGTCTAGCGCCATCTCCAGTGACGTGCTGGTCGAAGAGCGCCTAGTCGCACTGTCTAGCGAATTGCGCTGTCTGGTGTGCCAGAACGAAAGTCTGGCCAGCTCGCGTGCGCCGCTGGCTGAAGACTTGCGCCGCGAAGTGCGCGAGCAAATCCGTGCCGGGAATAGCGATGCGCAGATTATCGACTATCTGACTGCGCGCTACGGCGATTTTGTCACCTATCGGCCGCCGTGGCGTGGCCGCACCTTGCTGCTCTGGCTGGGGCCTTTTTGCTTGTTGATACTGGCGCTGGGTATGTTTATGTACGGCATATCTAGAAAGAGACAGCAGCAGATACCTGCTGATCTATCATCGCCCGATCGAGTGTCTGATCGCCTGTCTGACCGGGAAGCGCTAGATCGCTTGCAGCGCGAATTTGCCGAGAAAAACCATGAATGA
- the ccmI gene encoding c-type cytochrome biogenesis protein CcmI, with product MNEFALICAALVVLTLLVLLYPLLRQDKNASTHTDTDTDALRRARYQLHASVVAELQADVATGRLNQAEYAASLAEAEARLIAEVGSSEAAGVAKVGAGSGAAASSTVSSTISSIVKSRPAWLGLIGIGLPLLAALLYVQLGNPAALNPLNRQPAPENGMDAMMGAAKIEGMVKSLEAKMVLEPDNVKGWLMLARSYRTLARYDEAVKAYEKAWPAVQKDAGEMARFAGSLAVRDNSFAGRPTQLLARALEMNASEPDALMLAGSAALQRGDHAAAIQWWEKLLALLEPESEDAQWLREEIRLVKEDAQKAASQPASAHAQKP from the coding sequence ATGAATGAATTTGCCCTGATCTGCGCCGCGCTGGTGGTGCTCACCCTGCTGGTGCTGCTGTATCCACTCTTGCGTCAGGATAAAAACGCCAGTACCCACACCGATACTGATACAGATGCCTTGCGCCGTGCGCGCTATCAGCTGCACGCCAGTGTTGTGGCCGAATTGCAGGCCGATGTAGCCACCGGCCGCCTCAATCAGGCCGAATACGCCGCTAGTCTGGCCGAGGCCGAAGCGCGGCTGATTGCCGAAGTCGGATCAAGCGAAGCGGCTGGTGTGGCTAAGGTGGGTGCAGGGTCTGGCGCGGCGGCTTCTTCCACTGTCTCTTCTACTATCTCTTCCATCGTAAAGTCTCGCCCCGCCTGGCTGGGACTCATCGGCATTGGTTTGCCGCTGCTGGCCGCGCTGCTGTATGTTCAGCTGGGCAATCCGGCCGCGCTAAACCCGCTTAATCGTCAGCCGGCACCTGAAAACGGCATGGATGCCATGATGGGGGCGGCCAAAATTGAAGGCATGGTGAAAAGTCTGGAGGCCAAAATGGTGCTCGAGCCCGACAACGTCAAAGGCTGGCTGATGTTGGCGCGCAGCTACCGCACGCTGGCGCGCTACGACGAGGCGGTGAAAGCCTATGAAAAAGCCTGGCCTGCAGTGCAAAAGGATGCCGGTGAAATGGCCCGCTTTGCTGGTTCGCTCGCGGTGCGCGATAACAGCTTTGCTGGCCGCCCAACCCAGCTACTGGCACGCGCGCTGGAAATGAACGCGAGCGAACCGGACGCGCTGATGCTCGCCGGTAGCGCCGCACTGCAACGCGGCGATCACGCGGCGGCTATTCAGTGGTGGGAAAAACTGCTCGCGCTGCTCGAGCCCGAATCGGAAGACGCCCAATGGCTGCGTGAAGAAATCCGGCTGGTAAAGGAGGACGCACAAAAAGCCGCGTCCCAACCTGCCAGCGCACATGCCCAAAAGCCTTGA
- a CDS encoding PAS domain S-box protein: MVGIRVRICYINDTTKKKSFIVAISSSKTMLALPQKNTVMHTVLITVAICFAYVLTGKLSLLLAIPPGYASAIFPPAGIAVTAAFIAGRRSIPGVLLGSFLLNVWIGYESTHSISLLGCTAALWIACSSVIQACAGGWLLRKIVNYPAAFDNLRDVVAFQLLSPVICLISATLSVSALVFLGMVQQSSFMLSWLMWWVGDTLGLLILLPLTMVAAGRPRALWRKRATTVAVPMLFAFSVLVVLYVNVSRWEQAESLVEFRLLSQRIADSIQARLDEQESLLEQTHGFFAGTDDITAEEFQHFSKQALKRFSMIRAIEWAPRVESSRRIQFEAQQQARIPGFQIRDRNNGNQLQPAQPSAEYYPITYIEPYPGNEAAMGFNILSTPNRAEALSKAIRTGRSVATPPLHLLQAPNSPFGFLLLHAIKGSRSGDGIVLTIIRADQFMEKLLPSDKEQLYIRLIDVGTQQVVYSTFPDTGKSAIWQQKLIYGQREFLLATSPSASYLAQHRGWQSAAVLAASILATSLLGAFLMLGTGYAARVEALVEEKIAELTESTEKLTGLYELSPLGIALADMDGRYLEFNESFQRITGYSEQELKQLNHSELTPEKYRQSDQLQLEQLRMHGRYGPYEKEYVGKDGQWVPVSLNGLLIHGKNGEQYIWSIVEDISERKSVEEALRASEERWKFALEGAGDGVWDWNLQTGEILFSRQEMTVIGYPGEDAQSITLAQWILHQHPQDQALRQAAVEAHLCGQAPVYQCEYRVRTRDGRWKWILARGMLVSRTDDGLPLRMIGTHADIDERQRMQRKEVMRSNVMEMLARGARLKEILDVLIAMLEAEDDGLIYATFNHDEEGKYALAGTCLPLLWYPKQPEVAMPAQNRADQDDASATPVEGVELCRSELIVSDRNTVEGILVSFHKQSGGRASADAQLQQQAAKLIGVAIQHKRIEEQLLLANSVYMASSEAIMVVDAANRIVAVNPAFETITGYAATDVLGRDPKLMRSPQQTLGFYREVWQAILETGVWHGELWNQRKDGRSYPANMHISSINDEDGLVLRRIAIFTDITDKKIAEEQINHLAHYDLLTNLPNRVLYADRLSLSLAVARRNSALVGLLYVDLDEFKPVNDSFGHAVGDMLLKQASQRMLACVRESDTVARIGGDEFVVILPAVQSVQDVQQVGEKLRLALVNPFLIDEHRLNISASIGGAIYPEHGEDEEHLMQHADHAMYIAKKAGRNRVHIFRQPESDV; encoded by the coding sequence GTGGTCGGGATTCGTGTCAGAATCTGCTATATCAACGACACGACCAAGAAAAAATCCTTCATCGTGGCCATTTCATCAAGCAAAACCATGCTGGCATTGCCGCAGAAAAATACCGTGATGCACACTGTACTGATCACGGTTGCCATCTGTTTTGCCTATGTGCTGACTGGCAAGCTTAGCTTGTTGCTGGCTATTCCTCCCGGTTATGCATCTGCAATTTTCCCTCCTGCGGGTATCGCGGTTACAGCGGCATTCATTGCCGGCAGGCGCTCGATCCCCGGTGTTCTGTTAGGGTCTTTTCTGCTCAATGTGTGGATAGGGTATGAAAGTACCCATTCGATTAGCTTGCTTGGCTGTACTGCGGCGCTGTGGATTGCCTGCTCTTCGGTGATTCAGGCGTGTGCGGGCGGCTGGCTCCTGCGCAAGATAGTGAATTACCCAGCCGCTTTTGACAATTTGCGTGACGTGGTGGCCTTTCAGCTGCTATCGCCAGTGATCTGCCTGATTAGCGCCACCTTATCAGTGAGCGCCTTGGTCTTTCTTGGCATGGTGCAGCAGAGCAGTTTTATGCTCAGCTGGTTGATGTGGTGGGTCGGCGATACATTGGGTTTACTGATTTTGCTGCCATTAACGATGGTCGCCGCCGGTCGGCCTCGTGCCCTGTGGCGGAAACGGGCCACGACCGTTGCCGTTCCCATGTTGTTTGCATTTTCCGTCTTGGTTGTCCTGTATGTGAATGTGAGTCGCTGGGAGCAGGCGGAGTCTTTGGTCGAGTTTCGTTTGTTATCACAGCGGATTGCAGACAGTATCCAGGCGCGGCTGGATGAGCAGGAATCTTTACTTGAACAAACACACGGTTTTTTTGCCGGTACTGATGACATAACGGCCGAGGAATTTCAGCACTTCTCCAAACAAGCACTCAAGCGTTTTTCGATGATACGCGCCATTGAATGGGCTCCCCGCGTCGAATCATCCCGGCGGATTCAATTTGAGGCGCAGCAGCAAGCGCGTATTCCCGGGTTTCAGATCAGGGACAGAAATAACGGCAATCAATTGCAGCCAGCACAGCCAAGTGCGGAGTATTACCCGATTACCTATATCGAGCCTTATCCGGGAAATGAAGCCGCGATGGGCTTTAACATCCTTTCAACCCCCAATCGGGCTGAAGCACTGAGCAAAGCAATCCGGACGGGGCGCAGTGTGGCTACTCCGCCACTGCATTTGTTGCAAGCGCCTAATAGTCCTTTTGGCTTTTTATTGCTGCATGCCATTAAGGGCTCCCGCTCTGGTGACGGTATCGTGCTTACCATTATCCGGGCCGACCAGTTTATGGAAAAGCTGCTGCCGTCTGATAAAGAGCAGCTTTATATCCGTTTAATTGATGTAGGAACCCAGCAGGTCGTTTACAGCACCTTCCCAGATACGGGCAAGTCTGCAATTTGGCAGCAAAAACTGATTTATGGTCAGCGCGAATTTTTGCTGGCAACCTCACCCAGCGCCAGCTATCTGGCGCAGCATCGTGGTTGGCAAAGCGCTGCCGTTCTTGCCGCCAGCATTCTTGCTACCAGTTTGCTCGGCGCTTTTTTAATGCTGGGCACTGGTTATGCCGCACGCGTTGAGGCTCTGGTTGAGGAAAAAATTGCCGAGTTGACAGAAAGTACCGAAAAATTGACCGGACTGTATGAGCTCTCGCCTTTGGGTATTGCGCTGGCGGATATGGATGGCCGTTATCTGGAGTTTAACGAATCGTTTCAACGGATTACCGGGTATAGCGAACAGGAGTTGAAACAACTGAATCATTCGGAGCTAACACCAGAAAAATATCGCCAAAGCGATCAGCTCCAGCTTGAGCAACTGCGAATGCATGGACGGTATGGTCCGTATGAAAAAGAATATGTTGGCAAAGATGGGCAATGGGTGCCTGTCAGCCTCAATGGTTTGCTGATTCATGGCAAAAATGGCGAACAGTATATCTGGTCAATTGTGGAGGATATTTCCGAACGGAAAAGTGTTGAAGAAGCTTTACGGGCGAGTGAAGAGCGCTGGAAGTTCGCACTTGAAGGCGCGGGTGACGGTGTTTGGGACTGGAATCTGCAAACAGGTGAAATCTTGTTTTCCCGTCAGGAAATGACAGTGATTGGGTATCCGGGAGAGGATGCCCAGTCGATTACGCTGGCGCAGTGGATATTGCATCAGCACCCTCAGGATCAGGCTTTGCGACAGGCTGCCGTGGAAGCTCATCTGTGTGGGCAAGCACCTGTCTATCAGTGTGAATATCGGGTTCGCACCCGCGATGGACGCTGGAAATGGATCTTGGCGCGCGGGATGCTTGTTAGTCGTACGGATGATGGCCTGCCTTTGCGCATGATAGGAACGCATGCCGATATTGATGAACGCCAGCGCATGCAGCGCAAAGAGGTGATGCGCAGCAATGTGATGGAAATGCTGGCTCGTGGAGCACGGCTCAAGGAAATACTTGATGTATTGATTGCAATGCTTGAAGCAGAAGACGATGGGTTGATTTACGCCACTTTTAATCATGATGAAGAAGGTAAATATGCACTGGCAGGAACCTGTCTGCCTTTGCTCTGGTATCCAAAACAACCCGAAGTGGCCATGCCTGCGCAAAATAGAGCGGATCAGGATGACGCGAGCGCAACGCCAGTTGAGGGGGTAGAGCTTTGCCGTTCCGAGCTGATTGTTTCGGATCGAAATACCGTAGAGGGCATTCTGGTTTCTTTTCATAAACAATCGGGAGGGCGCGCGAGTGCTGATGCTCAATTGCAGCAACAGGCCGCCAAGCTGATTGGCGTTGCGATTCAGCATAAACGCATCGAAGAGCAATTGCTGCTGGCCAATTCGGTCTATATGGCCAGTAGTGAAGCGATTATGGTGGTTGATGCTGCAAACCGGATTGTTGCGGTTAATCCGGCATTTGAAACGATCACAGGATATGCAGCGACAGACGTACTGGGGCGCGACCCCAAGTTGATGAGGTCGCCGCAGCAAACGCTGGGTTTTTATCGTGAAGTGTGGCAGGCCATTCTGGAGACTGGCGTTTGGCATGGCGAATTGTGGAATCAGCGCAAAGATGGCCGCAGTTACCCGGCCAATATGCACATCAGCAGCATTAATGATGAGGATGGATTGGTGTTGCGGCGGATTGCAATCTTTACCGACATTACCGACAAAAAAATTGCTGAAGAGCAGATCAATCATTTGGCTCATTACGATTTGCTCACTAATCTGCCCAATCGTGTTTTATACGCTGATCGCTTATCGCTTTCGCTGGCCGTCGCACGGCGTAATAGCGCTCTGGTCGGATTACTGTATGTCGATCTGGATGAATTCAAACCAGTAAATGACAGTTTTGGCCATGCAGTGGGCGATATGCTGCTTAAGCAGGCTTCGCAGCGAATGCTGGCCTGTGTCAGGGAGTCCGATACGGTAGCCCGGATTGGGGGTGATGAATTTGTGGTGATTCTGCCTGCGGTGCAGTCTGTGCAGGATGTGCAACAGGTCGGTGAGAAGCTGCGCCTTGCACTCGTGAATCCGTTTCTGATTGATGAGCATCGCCTGAATATTTCAGCCAGTATTGGCGGTGCTATTTATCCGGAGCACGGGGAAGATGAAGAGCATTTGATGCAGCATGCTGATCATGCCATGTATATTGCCAAGAAGGCCGGGCGCAATAGAGTGCATATTTTTAGGCAGCCCGAGTCTGACGTATGA